One window of Nymphaea colorata isolate Beijing-Zhang1983 chromosome 1, ASM883128v2, whole genome shotgun sequence genomic DNA carries:
- the LOC116258691 gene encoding uncharacterized protein LOC116258691, with the protein MALGILMGICRAMRRKRSSTLNILSSKRGPRDYYKGKNCKSTGFHTRKGGYVVMDEKLPHYVVPDLTNFKLKPYVAQCSRDATSSETTAATK; encoded by the exons ATGGCTTTGGGGATCCTTATGGGTATCTGTCGAGCAATGAGAAGAAAGCGTAGCTCTACACTTAATATCTTATCTTCTAAAAGAGGACCTCGTGATTATTATAAGGGGAAAAATTGCAAATCCACTGGTTTCCACACACggaaag GTGGATATGTTGTGATGGATGAAAAGTTGCCCCATTATGTTGTTCCTgacttgaccaatttcaag CTTAAACCTTATGTGGCTCAGTGCTCCAGAGATGCAACTAGCTCCGAGACGACTGCTGCAACCAAATAG